A window of Planctomycetota bacterium genomic DNA:
GGGGAAGGCCAGAATCAGCCACCAATAGGTCTCGATGGCCTTGGAGATGTCCATGAGGATCTGGGTCATCGCCGGCATCTGGACCTTGACCTGCTGGAACACCTCCTGGAACTTCGGGACGATGAACTTCATGATCGCCAGAACGACGCCGATGGCGATCGTGATGACGACGGCGGGATAGATCGAGGCCCCGATGATTTTGCGCTTGAGGGCCTCGATGCGCTCCATGAAGGCGGCCAGCCGCTGGAGGATGACGTCGAGAACGCCGCCCGCCTCGCCCGCCTTGACCATGTTGACGTAGAGCTTGTCGAAGGTCTTGGGGTGCTTGGCGAGGGCTTCCGACAGCGGCGAGCCGGTTTCGACGTCCTCGGCGACTTCGAGGATGATGTTTTTGAGGAGGCCCGGCTTCTGCTGGTTGCCGAGGATCTTGAGGCTCCGCACGATGGGAAGCCCGGCATCCATGAGGACGGACAGCTGCTGGGTGAACTGGGTCAGTTCCTTATGCCGGACCCGGCCGGCGATGAAGAGGCCGCGCCGGGCGGGCTTTCCGACCGCGGGGGCCGCCACGGGCGGCGCGGAGGGGCGGGCGGCGGCCTGGGGGGTCCCGCCGGGGGGCGTACCCGGAGCGGGCCCCGGCGGCGCCGCGGGCGGAGCGGCCGCCTTCTCCTTCACGTTCATGGGCTTGTAGCCCTTCTGCTTGACTTTGGCGATCGCTTCGTTGGCGCTGGACGCGTCCACGTCCGCCCGGATGCGCTTCCCCTTCCCGTCGATCGCCTCGACCGTGAACGTGGGCATACGGCCTCCTACCTTATGCGCAGTCGCCCCATCTCAGGGCCGCGACCCCCAGCCCCGGAGACCCGCCACCGGGGAAAAATTCTAACAAACCCCATTTCGGACGCGCAACAAAATCGGGGGCCGAAACGGCCCGCGAACCGAACCCCCTTCGCGATCCGCCCCCTACGCCGTAAAGAGCGTCTCCCGGACGACCTCCTCGATCGTCGTGTGGCCGTCGAAAATCGCCAGGAGACCCGATTCCCGCAGCGTCCGCATTCCCTGCTCCCGGGCCACGTGGCGGATCTGTTCCGTGGACGCCTGCTTCATGACGAGTTCCTTGATCCGGTCCGTCACGAGCATCATCTCGAAGATCGCCATGCGGCCCCGGTACCCGGTGTTGTTGCAGTTCGCGCAGCCCTTGCCCCAGCAGAACTTCTTCCCGCGGACGTCCCGGGGCGTCAGGCCGAGCTCCATGAGCATCTCTTCGGTGGGGG
This region includes:
- a CDS encoding type II secretion system F family protein; the encoded protein is MPTFTVEAIDGKGKRIRADVDASSANEAIAKVKQKGYKPMNVKEKAAAPPAAPPGPAPGTPPGGTPQAAARPSAPPVAAPAVGKPARRGLFIAGRVRHKELTQFTQQLSVLMDAGLPIVRSLKILGNQQKPGLLKNIILEVAEDVETGSPLSEALAKHPKTFDKLYVNMVKAGEAGGVLDVILQRLAAFMERIEALKRKIIGASIYPAVVITIAIGVVLAIMKFIVPKFQEVFQQVKVQMPAMTQILMDISKAIETYWWLILAFPVVVFFAFKAWGRTKAGRYAIDRFKINAPVIGVIIKKSVISRFCRTLGTLLQSGVPILEALSIVQNATGNEVIAAAIGKVRESIREGESIAEPLAASGVFDDLVINMIDVGEETGELDKMLLKVADNYDAEVDAAVGAMMSILEPILIVGLGATVGFIVVALFLPLISLLEGMSTRKG